TGTTTTCTGCAAATCCTCTGTAACGATTAGCGTTAATTCAGCGGAATAAGCAACTTGATCCATGGAATCTGTCAATGATAGTTTCTCAATTAAATCTGTAATATCCCTATCTTGATTTAATACCACTTGAAAGGTCATGAGGGCATCACCAGCTTTTGTCCAGGGTAAATAAGGTTTGGATTGTTACCTATAACCCCTTTGTTTAACTGATAAATTTCAGACCAACGAGGACCTGAGCCAAGTTCCTTTTTAGCAATGCGATATAGGGAATCACCTGATTTAACTACATAGATAGAGGAGGTTTTTTTTGTATCGGATCGATTAGTTGTCTGTTTTAACGTATTCACTTGTTTGATACTGACTTCTCTCCATTCTCTACAAGTTAAATCATAATAAATGTCCCCTGGCTCCCCTCCTTTGTATGTAGTGGTAAAACCATCTATGAATACCAACATGCTTAAATCAATTTGTGAAATGACAAGTCGAACGGGCTTTTTTGATTCAATCCAGCCATTTAGCATTGTTGTAGCTTCAAGTGGAGTAGGAAAGTCCTTATATTGACAATAACTTTCATCATAATAAAGTGGGAAAAAAGAGGAGAAGCTGATTTCATCGATTTTTTTGCCTTTTGGAAAATCTACTTCTCCTTTAGTTATAAACTGAATCGTTTCTTTATGCTGCTGATGACGAACCGTAAGTTGACTCGGTGATACAGGAAGTCTAAGTTCGCCACCATTAGGTTCAATAAATATAAAATCCACCTAATCACTTCCTTTATGGGATGGTTCAAAAATTCCCCTTATGCCGTATTTTCAATCACTTTTTTGATTTCTATTGCAAACCTTTGACCAGCTTCTTGTGCAATTTCATCGTAATTGATTTCTGAACTTTGTTTCATTGTGAAGCTTTCAACATTGATTTCAATATTCAACCCTTTTTCTTGATAAACATTGACGTTATCCTTTTCTAAAGATGCATTTACAGACTGTATGTTTAGATAAGGGTTTTGTTTAGGATCATGAGAAAAAGGCAGAACATTGTTCTCGTTGATAAAAGGAGATAGATTTGGAGTTAACGGGTACTTTGCTCTTTGTTTTGGAATAGTAGG
The window above is part of the Chengkuizengella sp. SCS-71B genome. Proteins encoded here:
- a CDS encoding LysM peptidoglycan-binding domain-containing protein, with protein sequence MDFIFIEPNGGELRLPVSPSQLTVRHQQHKETIQFITKGEVDFPKGKKIDEISFSSFFPLYYDESYCQYKDFPTPLEATTMLNGWIESKKPVRLVISQIDLSMLVFIDGFTTTYKGGEPGDIYYDLTCREWREVSIKQVNTLKQTTNRSDTKKTSSIYVVKSGDSLYRIAKKELGSGPRWSEIYQLNKGVIGNNPNLIYPGQKLVMPS